From the Salmo trutta chromosome 25, fSalTru1.1, whole genome shotgun sequence genome, the window gcacctttgggataaattggaacgctgactgcgagccaggcctaatcgcccaacatcagtgctcgacctcagtaatgctcgtggcttaatggaagcaagtccccgcagcaatgttccaacatctagtggaaagccttcccagaagagtggaggctgttatagcagcaaagaggggaccaactccatatcaaggcccatgattttggaatgagatgtttgaggagcaggtgtccacatacttttggtcatgtagtgtatatcatAAACTGAAAACTTGCATTAAATGTAATTTCTGTATATCCTATAGAGATAAATAATCCAAGACAACAATGTGCATTGTTTGTTTTGACCTTTCTAACAAGCATAGACTGTATGCATGCAATGACACCTATTTGATAAGGCAATGAAAAAAGAACGTTAGTCCACACTATCTTGACGGATTTGTTTTGTTCTCTATCCCCGCAGATACAAACAACCCTGCCTTATTGATTAGTTATTTTTCCATCCAAAGAAAGTTGGAAGTAGGGGATGAGTGGTCCCAGGATGTGCAGAGTGGGGGGCAGACGGAGTTAAGGTACTCATACCGGTTCATCTGCATTGAAAATTACTACGGGGACAGTTGTTCCAAAATATGTGCTCCAAGAGACGACCGTTTTGGCCACTACAACTGCAACCCTGAAGGGCAAATATCATGTCTACCGGGCTGGAAGGGAGAATACTGCGAAGAACGTAAGCAATCAAGAGTGATATGTTCTGGGTTTCTGAAGCTTTTTCACATTATGTAGTAAAATGATATTTCTCAAATTAGGCCTATTTGCAAAATGGGTTCTATCGTGTGAAGATGCTGCTGCTGTAGAACGGCTTGGATCATATTTGTATTTTGGAGTGACAAGGATGAGCGAATAAAAACTGTAGCTCCCTCCCAACCCAACCCCTTCATCCCTAGATATTTTACCATTTTGGCCACGTGGGTAGAATAATCCTGGGTGGCGTTGTGGAAAAGCAGCACGCGCCGAGTTAATCGCAGCATTATTATCTGCCACGCGCCACTAAATTGAGGTCTATTTTGTTGAGCGGGAGGGCAGCAGCTGCAAACAGGGTTCTAACAGCCTACGGACAACAATGGGGCAGCTGTCCTCTTTTGAGAGCAAGCATCTGCTCAGGCTTAACCAGCCGTTAAACACTAGTCTTGTAACCATGCAAAATCAATGTcacatacaacacaacacagaagcAGCGAATTAAGGTTTCTTTATAAATAGACAGGTAACAGGTTTGATGCTACAACAGTGGAAATGTGATTCCTAATCCAAACCAGAAGTTTATGATGTATTGTTGAATGAGTTGACAAAAAACGAAGTTCATGTTTTGTCTCAATTTTATATGCAGCAATATGCCTCAAAGGGTGCAGCAAAAATAATGGAAATTGCTCAAGGCCAGGAGACTGTGTGTAAGTATACAATAGtcattttagtgtgtgtgtttacatgcatGCTTGCCTGCATGTGTATAtgcctgcatgtgtgtatgcACACAGTGCTAAAAGTGTTGTGTTTTTTCTGTGACAGATGCAGAGAGGGCTGGCAGGGAACCTTCTGTGATGAGTGTAAGAGACATCCGTCCTGTAAACACGGTACCTGTCAGCAGCCCTGGCAGTGCACCTGCAAAGAGGGCTGGGGAGGCCTCCTCTGTGACCAAGGTCAGTGTCTCAGGCTCCTCTGGGTCCTGCTGTGAAACAATACAGAAGTACAGCAGAAAACACAGGACATCCTATATGACAGTAGAAATATGCCATGTTCCTATGATATTGCAAGAACAAGAGTCCTCAGGCGTTCTGATTATGAAAGGAGTGACGGGGAGTAACTGTTTTTCATATAAACATttgtccagtggtgtaaagtacttaagtaaaaatactttaaagtactacttaagtagttctttggggtatctgtactttactttaatatttatatttttgacaacttttatttttacttcactacattcctaaagaaaagaatgtactttttactccatacatttttcctgacacccaaaagtacttgttacattttgacaggaaaatggtcaatttcatacacttatcaagagaacatccctggtcatccctactgcccctgatttggcggactcactaaacacaaatgcatagtttgtaaattatgtctgagtgttggagtgtacccctggctatccaccaatacatttattttttatgtgctgtctggtttgcttaatataaggaatttgaaatggtttatacttttacctTTACTTTTGATACGTAAGCACATTTTAGAAATTCCATTTACTTGTGATACTTAAGTGTGTTTAAAACCAAGTAGTATTttgctgggtgactttcacttttacttcagtcattttttattaaggtatctttacttttactcaagtaggacaattgggtactttttccatcactgcatTTGTTCACAGATCTGAACTATTGTACCCATCACAAGCCGTGTCGTAACGGGGCCACCTGTATGAACACGGGCCAGGGGAGCTACACCTGTACCTGCCAGCCGGGCTTCACAGGGGACACGTGTGACAGCGAGGTCAGGGAGTGCGACAGCCAGCCCTGTCGGAATGGAGGCCTATGCTTGGTAAGCCCGGAAAGCCTATCCGTTTCCcacaacacacagcacacacaggctttcctgtttttgtttttcctctatcCATGTCTCTGGGCCAGTATAGAAAAATGCAACAGACAGAGCAATAGCCAGATCGTTGACCTAGTTCAGGCTCTCTCTCCTGTTAATGAATGTCATTCAAACTGGGGCAAAGGAGGCATGAGATAATAATGTGGAGTCGCAAAGGCATCGAAATGAGAAGCACAGCAACAAACCTACAGTACAGTGATCTTTGCTGGAATTGTTTCCTATGACAGTGGGCTGTGATAACCTCTGACTCTCTGTGGCCCACAGGACCTTGAGAACGGCTATAGGTGTGCATGCACGCAGGGGTACGAGGGGACGCACTGCGAGCACAGAATGCTGACTTGTGCCGATTCACCCTGCTTCCATGGGAATTGCAGAGAAAGGGACAACGGGCGGAGCTACATGTGCGAGTGCCCAGGGGGCTTCACTGGACTCAATTGTGAGAAGAAAGTGGACAAATGCACCTCCCTGCCCTGTACAAACGGTATGTGATTGTTTCCACTCTTTCTACATCTCAATAACAAGaactgtctgatttattttgtACACTGTCAGTTAAAAGCACTTACTCAAACAGATCCATTTGGAATGTTCTCTCTAGAGACATCTGCATTAGAGCTAACTTAAAGTGATTGTGATGTGCGCTGATAACACTGGTCTGCTCTATTCAGGTGGACGTTGTGTTATTCACGGCACCACACGCTGGTGCAGCTGCCGCTCAGGCTTCACCGGCCCACGCTGCGAGATCAACATCAACGAGTGTTCCATGAACCCCTGCGCCAACGGAGCCACCTGCATGGACCGCATCAACGACTATACCTGTATCTGCCCCCTGGGCTACACCGGCCGCAACTGTGACAAGCCCACTGACCGCTGTGCCTCCAAACCCTGCCTGAACGGTGGGACCTGCACCAACGGGGCCAAAGGCCAGcctgctgcctgcacctgcccagcCCACTTCAGCGGCCCCCAGTGCCAGTACTACGATGTGCCTTTACTCATcccccccagccccagccccagccgtGTCAGAGAGCCCCTAGACAGGCTCCACTGGGCAGCCATCTGTCTGGGTGTGGGCATGGTGGTGCTCCTGGTGCTGATCTGCATGGCGGCCATGGTCCTGCGCCACATCCAGcagcagaggaagaggaagaaggacTCAGAGTCCATGAACAACCTATCAGACGTCCAGAAGGAGAACCTCATATCTGACCTGCAGCTGAAGAACATCAACAAAAAGGTGGACCTGGACCTGGAAGTGGATTGTCTCAGGGAGAAGTCCCAAAACCATAAACACATCAACTACCACTTGGACTACAAAACCTCCAAGGAGTACAAGGATGAACCATCAGAAGAGGATAAAGATGACAACTGTAAAAAGATGATAGAGGAGAAAATGCCATTGACTACAAAGTACAGGTAAGTTCCCATTGGGGACAGACgacaattcaatgtctattccacgttggtactgaaatgacatggaaacaacattgattcaaaccAGTGGGTTGAAATGCTGCTTGCAGACGACAACCTGGAGATATTTGGACCTACTTCCTGTCCTCCAGTGTTTGATAAAAGACAGTGGTTGAGTGTTGACATGTTTTACTTTTCATTTACAGCGAAAGGCCGGACTGTAGGATATCAACGATATTTTCTCCAAGAGATTCAATGTACCAGTCTGTGTTTGTGATAGCAGAGGAGAAGAATGAATGCGTCATAGCAACTGAGGTAAGCTTTTATTTTCACATTTCCTCTGAACATGTTCCTGCAACTCTTGACACCATGTCATTAACAGTTATCAATCAGCAATGCAAAAGTTGATCAAGGTTTCCATTACATTGCTCCAGTGATTAAACTGGTTTCCTTTTTTTCTTCTCCTAGGTATAATACATGGATGGTATCAGACATTCTGAAGAATGGATATCTTCTGGACTGTTTACAGGTGTAGAAATAGATGGGATTTATTTAACCGCAAATTGCTGCTCTTGAAAACTTGATAACTGGACCGATCCTGTGTGCTCTATGAATGCAATAAAATGTAAGGACTGAACACACTGTAATAGAGAAATAATGTGGGCTTTTGGACATTTCACCCGCAGTGTGTACTGACAGATTCAGCCCCTTGACAGAACATCCCACTATATCCAAGGGAAACAGGCCTGTGTTAATGCCAGCATGCCCATCAGCAGGATGAGAGGGCTCTGTCTGGAGATACTCCACCTTATTGTGATAATCAGCAACCAACCAATCAACTTACTGCCAACAAGCCTATGGAAGGAGCCAGCTACTTCCATTTCTCTACCCTGGTGAAGTGCTATATAATAAGGCAGACTTTGTTTAATAAACCTTCAAGGAGAGAATAAAAACGTCTGGAAACGGTTCATTTTATGAGAATATTTGAGACCCAGGCCTATGTCAATTTTGTAAatgaattgttttttttttttaatgaaaaactTTGATAAATAATGTATGCATCACGCATCATAGAGCCTTAAGTATGGGTTAAAGAGCTAAATTAGTGCCCAGCTTCTTCTTGGATCCAGTGCACAACAAAAATGAAGGGAAAATACTTAAGAGAAAACAACTGATGCAATACACGATGCAGTGCCAGGGGTGTTCAAGAAGAAATATTTACTTGTTATTATGCAACATTGCCCAAAAATGAagacaaagaaaaacaaaagTGACTATCATACCAAGGACGCCTTTAATTAGAATTGACTTCACTGAACCAATAATGTTATTTTTAAGATTAGTATTTCACTAGTTATTTAAATATTTCGAAGCACTGGTCTTTCTATGTTTTATAAGattattttgtatataatgtatatTTATAAATGTAGAAGTCTCTGTacaactgttttttttatttgatgcCCAAAAagttgaatacattttttaatgtTGTGATTGTTGTTTTTTAAAACAATGAAAAAATATCTGGTACACTGTTGTTTGTTGGTTTCATGTTGAGTATAATTGGTCAACTATAAAGCTATAAATTTGCCTAGATATTGGAATGATCAAGAACCTTCAGTTGAAATCCACCACCTGTTGTGGAAATGGCTTCATTGTCTAGATGATGTATGACCTTGTAGCAGTTATAATAATCACAGAGGTGAGAGGCATGTGTGTCAATGTGATGTTAAATCAATGTGCTCGCAATCATTCAGTGGACAGTTTTGTATGTGACAGCAATGTGTGAAATATGGACAAAGTTATATATTAAAACATGTAATGTTAAAGTACGGTACACAGATTGGTCAGTATTTGTATGCAAGTGGGGGTTTTTTCCTCAAAAAGAACACCAATCTCGCTATGCCCCTTGTCGTTAAGCATTTGTGTCGCTTTCAACTGGCTTCAAATTTCAAGCTGTTTCCTTGGATGTCTGCCCCATAAGCTAAAATACTGAGATAAGGAGGGGGCACAATCTAGAAAAGAGGCTACTTAACAAACCAGGCAGATGCTTTAGGGTGTGACCCTACACCACTGGGAAAATCAGCATATGCCTCCTCTCTAACTACTGTAAGCATGAATACAGAAAAGAAGACCCCAAGAGTCTAGTGGCAAATTACCAGCAGACTTGAAGGTGTGTTAAAGTCAACACAACACCTTGGCCAGTCCTGATCTCCCAACCACGACATGTAGGCTATCACATGCTtgcctttacacacacacacacacacaaattaaatGACTATAACATATCTCCGCTGGAAAAACACCTGATTATCCATTTCTAGTATTATATTTATTAGTTTGATTAATTATTTTGTCACAACAACTAACACTCACATGTTTGTCTTTTCCACATATTCTGTCCCATTTTACAACCTTTTCAGACATCTACCACATAGTCATGTATTTTCATTGTGTTATAATAAAAGCATCCTGTTCGTGGCCAAGTGACATCATTTCCTGCTTCCCGTCGGATTATAATGCACAGGACAACGGCAAACAACTTTTCTCACGCATCTGTTATGAAAAGTCTTCACGGTTACAAACATCATGATCAATGGCTCTATGTATTTCACAAGTATCCGATGCTTGACTTTAAAAGGTATTTATTCATCAAAAAAATCTAAGAAGGCCTATAAAGAACAAACATAGTGAATGACTGCTTTACAAAGCTCAAACAATGAGAATGAAATCTAAATTAAACATTcaagtgtgtaaaaaaaaatacaagccAGTTTCTTTTCTTTTTGTAATGTTCTTAATTAACACTTGGGGGCAGTACACCATACATGGAAGGACATTCAAAATGAGACATTTTTTACACACTTAAAACATTTAAAGTTACTTCCAAAATGTCTTTAAATACTTACAATGACAATTGGATAACTAGAGACTTTAAGAATCACAATGTTATAACAAACAATTTTGTAAAATAATAATGGCATCTGCAAAGCATGGGAAGGGAGTATTCTATATTTTATGATTTTGTGATGATATCAAATATAGTATATGGAATACCATTATCA encodes:
- the LOC115162352 gene encoding delta-like protein 4, with product MATWFTFIIAIVITIFTQVLGSGVFELDLHQFQNNRSLLANGIACSPACRTFFRVCLKNYQTVVSPGDCYFGSVVTPVLGTNSFSVMEDGTFTKPIRLPLTHFAWPGSFSLIIEAWYSPSADLPEDTNNPALLISYFSIQRKLEVGDEWSQDVQSGGQTELRYSYRFICIENYYGDSCSKICAPRDDRFGHYNCNPEGQISCLPGWKGEYCEEPICLKGCSKNNGNCSRPGDCVCREGWQGTFCDECKRHPSCKHGTCQQPWQCTCKEGWGGLLCDQDLNYCTHHKPCRNGATCMNTGQGSYTCTCQPGFTGDTCDSEVRECDSQPCRNGGLCLDLENGYRCACTQGYEGTHCEHRMLTCADSPCFHGNCRERDNGRSYMCECPGGFTGLNCEKKVDKCTSLPCTNGGRCVIHGTTRWCSCRSGFTGPRCEININECSMNPCANGATCMDRINDYTCICPLGYTGRNCDKPTDRCASKPCLNGGTCTNGAKGQPAACTCPAHFSGPQCQYYDVPLLIPPSPSPSRVREPLDRLHWAAICLGVGMVVLLVLICMAAMVLRHIQQQRKRKKDSESMNNLSDVQKENLISDLQLKNINKKVDLDLEVDCLREKSQNHKHINYHLDYKTSKEYKDEPSEEDKDDNCKKMIEEKMPLTTKYSERPDCRISTIFSPRDSMYQSVFVIAEEKNECVIATEV